In Spirosoma aureum, a single genomic region encodes these proteins:
- a CDS encoding RNA polymerase sigma factor yields MDLQAFKQRILPVQGRLFRLASMFLRNREEAEDAMQDVLLRLWTNRQQLDAYHSVEALAVQMTKNLCLDRLKSPARQKMTDDSSLQTVQAETVSPYRQTELADSAVLIKRLMNELPEQQKFILHLRDVEEYSFEEIEQLTGLSVNNIRVILSRARQRLRDSYLKANDYEAGH; encoded by the coding sequence ATGGACTTACAAGCCTTTAAGCAACGGATACTGCCTGTACAGGGTCGCCTTTTTCGGCTGGCGAGTATGTTTCTGCGCAATCGTGAAGAAGCAGAGGACGCCATGCAGGACGTTTTGCTACGGCTCTGGACAAACCGGCAACAGTTAGATGCCTACCATAGTGTTGAAGCATTGGCTGTGCAGATGACTAAAAACTTATGTCTGGATCGGTTAAAATCGCCCGCCAGACAGAAAATGACCGACGACTCCAGTTTGCAGACTGTTCAGGCAGAGACTGTTTCTCCCTACCGACAGACTGAACTGGCTGATAGCGCAGTACTGATTAAACGTCTGATGAATGAGTTACCTGAGCAGCAGAAGTTCATTCTTCATTTACGGGACGTAGAGGAATATTCATTTGAGGAGATCGAACAACTGACTGGTCTTAGCGTCAACAATATTCGTGTAATTCTGTCACGGGCCCGCCAACGTCTGCGCGACAGTTACCTAAAAGCCAATGATTATGAAGCTGGACATTGA
- a CDS encoding HEAT repeat domain-containing protein — MKLDIETLLEKYYEGETTLAEEKQLKQFFQQDTIPAHLLSHAAQFRYFADARTQHPSAAFTSKLAAKLSAPEPGRIRSLTSWFVRLAASIALLIVGFVGGRFYNQWHSGQADTEAVASANGDQTPASEMKKVLAFGEMPKTSASERIQAVNQSYELTQVDRDITQLLINTLNFDANVNVRLAACQALTRFENEPGVREALIQSLKIQTDPNVQLTLIDVLVSIKEKRAVDEIQRLVQNQDVLDIVRTRAEEGITRLNQTGRSAS, encoded by the coding sequence ATGAAGCTGGACATTGAAACACTGCTCGAAAAATACTACGAAGGCGAAACTACGCTTGCTGAAGAAAAACAATTAAAACAGTTTTTTCAGCAGGATACGATTCCGGCACACCTGCTAAGCCACGCGGCTCAGTTTCGTTATTTTGCCGATGCCCGGACACAGCATCCATCGGCCGCCTTTACCAGCAAACTGGCAGCTAAGCTGAGTGCACCCGAACCGGGTCGTATTCGTAGCCTGACGTCCTGGTTCGTACGATTAGCCGCCAGTATCGCTTTACTCATCGTTGGCTTCGTTGGTGGCCGGTTCTACAATCAGTGGCATTCGGGCCAGGCAGATACGGAAGCGGTTGCATCAGCCAATGGTGACCAGACGCCAGCCAGCGAGATGAAGAAAGTGCTGGCTTTTGGCGAAATGCCCAAAACATCGGCCAGCGAACGGATTCAGGCGGTTAATCAAAGCTACGAACTGACACAGGTTGATCGCGACATTACTCAACTGCTCATAAACACGCTGAATTTCGACGCCAATGTGAATGTAAGGCTGGCGGCCTGCCAGGCACTGACTCGCTTTGAAAACGAGCCGGGGGTACGGGAAGCGCTGATCCAATCGCTTAAGATCCAGACAGATCCGAATGTTCAACTGACCCTAATCGACGTACTCGTTTCGATCAAAGAAAAACGAGCGGTGGACGAAATTCAGCGACTGGTTCAGAACCAGGATGTACTGGACATTGTGCGAACCCGAGCAGAAGAAGGAATAACTAGATTGAATCAAACCGGCCGATCGGCTTCCTGA
- a CDS encoding TetR/AcrR family transcriptional regulator, which produces MKESVVKDRIIDVASRLFYEQGYNLTGINQIIDEAEIARASLYNHFDSKTALLLAYLEKAERIWFAQLDAFLEPIADPKEKLLGLFDHRIGRQQKSGFGGCQFIKISAEVSRTETSVLEVVKAQKERLKDYISHLVKQINHEHLLTDEQLTDMVFLLLEGGATTGAITKNSSGLVSGRAIVEKFL; this is translated from the coding sequence ATGAAAGAGTCAGTGGTAAAAGACCGGATAATTGACGTAGCCTCCAGGCTTTTTTATGAGCAGGGGTATAACCTCACGGGGATCAATCAAATTATTGATGAAGCGGAAATTGCCAGAGCGTCGCTTTACAATCATTTTGACTCCAAAACGGCATTGCTACTGGCATATCTTGAGAAAGCTGAACGAATCTGGTTTGCCCAGCTTGACGCATTTTTAGAACCGATCGCTGATCCGAAAGAGAAATTACTGGGCTTATTCGATCATCGTATCGGGCGACAGCAAAAGTCGGGCTTTGGCGGGTGCCAGTTTATCAAGATCAGTGCCGAAGTGAGTCGGACAGAAACCAGTGTACTTGAAGTAGTTAAAGCTCAGAAGGAACGCCTGAAGGACTATATTAGCCACCTTGTGAAGCAGATAAATCATGAACATCTGCTAACTGATGAGCAGCTTACAGATATGGTATTTTTGTTGCTGGAAGGTGGCGCTACAACTGGTGCCATTACGAAAAACTCTTCAGGTCTGGTTAGTGGAAGAGCTATTGTAGAAAAATTCCTTTAA
- a CDS encoding MFS transporter: protein MEKQKSKWIALAVVLLAPLLSVIDVFIVNVAIPAVKAGVRATDAQVQLVIAGYLLGYASFLITGGRAGDLFGRKKVFMWGMALFTLTSCLCGLAQSPLQLNLARFSQGISAAFMVPQTISYIQVLFAQPTERTKAVGLFGLTLGIASITGQFLGGYFSESHFAIAGWRLIFFINLPIGLLALLAATIYLPETASNRTQSFDYAGTGILTIALVCLIYPLIQGREMGWPWWTICQLIASGGIFYYFIQHQRSKLKKDQAPLINMDLFQFRDFNIALFTTLFFFMVHTSHLLISTLYFQNGMGIPPYQAGLNFVLWGLGFMISSLLSIRLVVRCGKVVLQMGVFLMLIMLFLQLNLFTLNLPRWTLLLLLIPYGFGSGFVLPSLLNMALKSIPIQFAGAASGVYSTVQQTASALGVSLIGGLFFTTLQSNHGGGHGYLYAFQTGIVADIVCLLLVSYLLYRLPDATRQSKAVILPAE, encoded by the coding sequence ATGGAAAAACAAAAGTCAAAATGGATCGCGCTTGCGGTGGTTTTATTAGCGCCATTGCTTTCTGTCATCGATGTGTTTATTGTGAATGTGGCCATTCCAGCCGTTAAAGCTGGCGTTCGGGCAACGGATGCACAGGTGCAATTGGTCATTGCAGGTTATCTGCTTGGTTATGCTTCATTTCTGATTACGGGTGGAAGAGCGGGCGACCTGTTTGGCCGCAAAAAAGTATTTATGTGGGGAATGGCCCTATTTACACTCACATCCTGTTTGTGCGGACTGGCCCAGTCGCCCCTTCAGCTCAACCTGGCCCGGTTTTCCCAGGGAATTAGTGCAGCCTTCATGGTTCCACAAACCATCTCTTATATTCAGGTACTTTTTGCCCAGCCTACGGAGCGAACCAAAGCCGTTGGTCTTTTCGGTCTTACACTCGGTATCGCTTCGATTACGGGCCAGTTTTTAGGGGGTTACTTCTCCGAAAGTCACTTTGCCATTGCTGGCTGGCGATTGATCTTTTTTATCAACTTACCCATTGGCCTGCTTGCGCTACTGGCCGCAACGATCTATCTGCCCGAAACCGCGAGTAATCGTACTCAGTCGTTTGATTATGCTGGCACCGGTATACTGACTATTGCGCTTGTTTGTTTGATTTATCCACTCATTCAGGGTCGCGAAATGGGCTGGCCCTGGTGGACAATCTGTCAGCTGATTGCTTCCGGGGGTATTTTTTACTATTTCATTCAGCATCAGCGGAGCAAACTAAAAAAAGATCAGGCACCACTCATCAACATGGACCTCTTTCAGTTTCGGGATTTTAACATAGCGCTGTTCACTACCTTGTTCTTTTTCATGGTGCATACTTCTCATTTACTGATTAGTACATTGTACTTTCAGAACGGAATGGGTATTCCACCCTATCAGGCTGGGCTGAACTTCGTGTTATGGGGTCTGGGGTTCATGATTTCTTCTCTGCTATCGATCAGACTAGTCGTGCGGTGCGGGAAGGTCGTTTTACAAATGGGTGTGTTCCTGATGCTGATCATGCTGTTTCTGCAACTAAACCTGTTTACCCTGAATTTACCTCGCTGGACCCTTCTTCTGCTATTGATTCCCTATGGATTTGGGAGCGGTTTTGTATTGCCATCCCTGTTAAATATGGCACTTAAAAGTATCCCAATCCAGTTTGCCGGAGCCGCATCCGGAGTCTATTCTACCGTTCAGCAAACGGCTTCGGCTCTTGGGGTGAGTTTAATAGGCGGCCTGTTTTTTACGACATTACAGTCAAACCATGGCGGTGGTCATGGCTACCTGTATGCTTTTCAGACGGGGATTGTTGCTGATATTGTCTGTCTGCTTTTGGTCAGCTACTTGCTTTACAGATTACCAGATGCAACAAGGCAGTCTAAGGCCGTGATCCTCCCTGCCGAGTAA
- a CDS encoding DUF4097 domain-containing protein → MKKIVYLLLLCLFVSPVFAQKIIEKTLPVVPNQLVNLNLKFADSIQIRYWDKAQVSVRIAVTVNGGKLNDALLVTTGSTDQEVSVKTDFDNELLKQGKSEDCPGTKSVWRTERNGKDYYVCSDINYVVYLPQKAQLKVESINGNIDIRGATSAVSAKTISGYVDMSWPKEKGANLAVKTITGEVYSDLDIDFKNKKQKDPIVGYMLEGTTNGGGPNVRLESISNNIYLRKKD, encoded by the coding sequence ATGAAAAAAATTGTGTATCTACTCTTACTATGTCTGTTCGTCAGTCCTGTTTTTGCCCAGAAAATCATTGAAAAAACGCTGCCGGTTGTGCCGAATCAATTGGTAAACCTGAACTTAAAGTTTGCCGATAGCATACAGATCCGGTATTGGGACAAAGCGCAGGTATCTGTGCGTATAGCCGTTACCGTTAATGGCGGTAAGCTCAACGATGCGTTGCTGGTCACCACCGGCTCTACGGATCAGGAAGTCAGCGTCAAAACCGACTTCGACAATGAACTACTGAAACAGGGTAAATCTGAAGATTGCCCCGGCACAAAATCTGTCTGGCGTACTGAACGCAACGGCAAAGATTACTACGTATGCAGCGATATAAATTACGTTGTTTATCTGCCTCAGAAAGCCCAACTCAAAGTTGAATCCATCAATGGCAACATTGATATTCGGGGGGCAACATCAGCTGTATCTGCTAAAACCATCAGTGGTTATGTCGATATGAGCTGGCCCAAAGAAAAGGGAGCTAATCTGGCCGTAAAAACCATAACTGGAGAGGTTTATTCAGATCTGGATATTGATTTCAAGAACAAGAAGCAGAAAGACCCCATTGTGGGTTATATGCTGGAAGGCACTACAAACGGCGGTGGACCCAATGTTCGATTAGAGTCAATCAGCAACAATATTTACCTGCGGAAGAAAGACTAA
- a CDS encoding DUF4097 family beta strand repeat-containing protein — protein MKKLLLLSASIVWCMTTVHAQEYKTKLANAKDRKVTIEMSAGDIKIEGHNSDEVIIQATSGFEAPPERAKGLKPLYYSAVDNSGIGLAVTPESGGLRIEKATRKAVKYTVRLPRKVAILFEQTNWQGAGITISNMDGDLEVRTNNAQIDLLNVTGPVVANTTSGEIKVVFSALSQEKPTAISTISGPIDITLPASSKANMQLRSISGEMYTDFDLGTKSTKDGMSKVGGGQNIEGTTNGGGVEMQLKTISSNIYIRKQK, from the coding sequence ATGAAAAAGTTGCTCCTGCTGAGCGCCAGTATTGTCTGGTGCATGACTACTGTACACGCTCAGGAATACAAAACGAAACTCGCCAATGCGAAAGATCGAAAGGTTACGATCGAAATGTCGGCTGGCGATATCAAAATAGAAGGCCATAACAGTGATGAAGTCATTATACAGGCCACTTCTGGCTTTGAAGCTCCACCCGAGCGAGCCAAGGGTTTAAAACCACTGTATTATAGCGCAGTCGACAACTCTGGTATTGGCCTGGCCGTTACGCCAGAAAGTGGGGGACTGCGCATTGAGAAAGCGACCCGTAAGGCGGTTAAATATACCGTTCGACTACCCCGAAAAGTGGCTATTCTCTTTGAACAGACAAACTGGCAGGGAGCTGGCATCACGATCAGTAATATGGATGGCGATCTTGAAGTGCGGACCAACAACGCTCAGATTGACCTCCTGAATGTAACAGGTCCTGTGGTTGCCAATACAACGAGCGGAGAAATAAAGGTCGTTTTTTCGGCGCTGAGCCAGGAAAAACCCACCGCCATTTCAACCATCAGCGGTCCGATCGATATCACGTTGCCCGCCAGTTCTAAAGCTAATATGCAGCTTCGGTCAATCAGTGGCGAAATGTATACCGACTTCGATCTGGGCACTAAAAGTACGAAAGATGGTATGTCGAAAGTAGGCGGTGGCCAGAACATCGAAGGAACGACCAATGGTGGTGGTGTTGAGATGCAACTCAAAACGATCAGCAGTAATATCTACATCCGTAAGCAAAAGTGA